One genomic window of Aptenodytes patagonicus chromosome 3, bAptPat1.pri.cur, whole genome shotgun sequence includes the following:
- the OTOF gene encoding otoferlin isoform X8: MFILLAVSLPNSEDPEDPRAKAKGKEKRHLMLPFSKGKEKTKEHKAGKGVFSAMKLGKTRPSKDDHRKQDEPAVLEAEDLDRRAMRQGCGLEPDTISLASVTAVTTNVSNKRSKPDIKMEPSAGRPMDYQVSITIIEARQLVGLNMDPVVCVEVGEEKKYTSMKESTNCPYYNEYFVFDFHVPPDVMFDKIIKLSVIHSKNLLRSGTLVGSFKMDVGTVYTQPEHQFYHKWAILSDPEDLTAGLKGYLKCDVAVVGKGDNIKTPHKANETDEDDVEGNLLLPDGVPPERQWARFYIKIYRAEGLPRMNTSIMANVKKAFTGENKDLVDPYVQVVFAGQKGKTTIQKSSYEPLWNEQIVFTEMFPPLCKRIKIQIRDSDKVNDVAIGTHFIDLRKISNEGDKGFLPTFGPAWVNMYGSTRNYTLMDEHQELNEGLGEGVSFRARLLMSLAVEILDTTNPEINSSTEVQVEQATSIADNCTGKMEEFFLFGAFLEATMIDRKIGDKPINFEVTIGNYGNQIDGISKPILRRKKEGGDGDEEESELLQNSSEDEGDEGGELASVSSSQPVKPLVTDRNYFHLPYFEKKPCIYIKSWWQDQRRRLYNANIMDKIADKLEEGLNDVQEMIKTEKPHPERRLRGVLEELSSGCLRFVTLADKDQHHSSRTRLDRERLKSCMRELENMGQQATTLRSQVKKNTMKDKLKLVQNFLQKLRFLADEPQHTIPDIFIWMMSNNKRIAYARIPSKDILYSIVDEEMGKDCAKVKTVFLKLPGKRGFGPAGWTVQAKMEVYLWLGLNKQRKDFLSGLPCGFEEKKTTRGQNLPSFPPISLLYTKKQVFQLRAHMYQARSLFAADSSGLSDPFARVFFISQSQCTEVLNETLCPTWDQLLVFDNVELYGEAHEMRDDPPIIVIEIYDQDTVGKADFMGRTFAKPVVKMSDEHYCPPRFPPQLEYYQIYRGNSTAGDLLAAFELLQIGPGGKSDLPPIDGPTDVDRGPILPVPLGVRPVLSKYRVEILFWGLRDLKRVNLAQVDRPRVDIECAGKGVQSALIQNYKKNPNFSTLVKWFEVDLPENELLHPPLNIRVVDCRAFGRYTLVGSHAVSSLRKFIYRPPDKKAQHWNMTAKHLNGYLAMANGAHRSHPTGEIVVNMEPEVPIKKMETMVKLEANSDAVVKVDVSEEEKEKKKKKKKGGGGEEVEEEEPDESMLDWWSKYFASIETMKEQLRQQEAAAAEAEEKEEMETAEEIKLDDSPLKGSKGQAKNKEKSKAPKDDKKKKQQSAPELPEKKNKQKIDELKVFNKELETEFDNFEDWLHTFNLLRGKIGDNDDNATEEERTVGRFKGSMCVYKVPLPDDITKEAGYDPNFGMFQGIPSNDPINVLVRVYIVRATDLHPADINGKADPYIAIKLGKTDIKDKENYISKQLNPVFGKSFDIEATFPMESMLTVAVYDWDLVGTDDLIGETKIDLENRYYSKHRATCGVSQTYSIHGYNTWRDPMKPSQILSKLCKEGKVDGPHFGPGGRVKVANRVFTGPTEIEDENGQKKQTDEHLALTVLRHWEDIPRAGCKLVPEHVETRPLLNPDKPGIEQGRLEMWVDMFPMDMPAPGPATDISPRKPKKYELRVIVWNTDEVILEDDDYFTGEKSSDIFVRGWLKGQQEDKQDTDVHYHSLTGEGNFNWRYIFPFDYLMAEEKIVISKKESMFSWDETEYKIPARLTLQVWDADHFSADDFLGAIELDLNRFPRGAKTSKQCSLEMVTNEAELPMVSIFKQKRVKGWWPFVARDENDELEITGKVEAELHLLTAEEAEKSPAGLARNEPDPLEKPNRPDTSFIWFLNPLKSIKYLICTRYKWLIIKIVLALLLLIMIALFLYSMPGYMVKKLLGA; encoded by the exons AGCTGGGAAAGGAGTTTTTTCGGCCATGAAGCTTGGCAAGACACGTCCGTCAAAGGATGACCATCGGAAACAAG ATGAACCCGCTGTTTTGGAGGCAGAAGACCTGGACCGAAGAGCCATGAGACAGGGATGTGGACTGGAGCCAGACACCATCTCCTTGGCCTCCGTCACAGCTGTCACCACCAACGTTTCGAATAAGAG GTCCAAGCCTGACATCAAAATGGAGCCGAGTGCTGGGAGGCCAATGGACTACCAG GTCAGCATCACCATCATCGAGGCCCGGCAGCTGGTTGGGCTCAACATGGACCCTGTGGTCTGCGTGGAGgttggagaggaaaagaaatacacatCCATGAAGGAATCGACCAATTGCCCTTACTACAATGAG TACTTCGTCTTCGATTTCCATGTCCCCCCAGATGTCATGTTCGACAAGATCATCAAGCTGTCC GTGATCCACTCAAAAAACCTCTTGCGCAGTGGGACTTTGGTAGGCTCCTTCAAGATGGACGTTGGAACCGTTTATACCCAACCTG AGCACCAGTTCTACCACAAATGGGCCATCCTTTCAGACCCCGAGGATCTCACCGCCGGGCTGAAAGGTTACCTGAAGTGTGACGTCGCCGTGGTAGGGAAAGGGGACAACATCAAGACACCACACAAAGCCAATGAGACGGATGAGGATGACGTTGAAGG GAACCTCCTCCTCCCGGACGGGGTCCCTCCGGAGAGACAGTGGGCCCGTTTCTACATCAAGATCTATCGAGCAGAGGGACTGCCCCGTATGAACACCAGCATCATGGCCAACGTGAAGAAGGCTTTCACTGGGGAGAACAAGGACTTGGTAGACCCCTATGTGCAGGTGGTCTTTGCAGGGCAGAAG GGGAAGACAACCATACAAAAAAGCAGCTATGAGCCTCTCTGGAATGAGCAAATAGTCTTCACAGAAATGTTCCCTCCATTGTGCAAGCGGATAAAGATCCAGATCCGAGACTCGGACAAAGTCAATGATGTGGCCATTGGTACCCATTTCATTGATTTGCGGAAGATCTCTAACGAAGGAGACAAAG GCTTCCTGCCCACCTTTGGCCCTGCGTGGGTGAACATGTATGGCTCCACTCGGAACTACACCCTGATGGACGAGCACCAAGAGCTGAACGAGGGTCTGGGTGAAGGCGTCTCCTTCCGGGCCAGGCTTTTGATGAGTCTTGCTGTGGAGATCTTGGACACCACCAATCCGGAGATCAACAGCTCCACCGAGGTGCAAGTCGAGCAGGCCACATCAATTGCTGAC AACTGCACTGGGAAGATGGAGGAGTTCTTTCTCTTTGGAGCCTTCCTGGAAGCTACCATGATCGACAGGAAGATTGGTGACAAACCCATCAACTTCGAGGTCACAatag gtaACTATGGGAACCAGATCGATGGCATAAGCAAACCTATCCTGcggaggaagaaagagggaggggatggggatgaggaggaGTCCGAGCTGCTCCAGAACTCAAGTGAGGATGAAGGTGATGAGGGTGGAGAGCTGGCCTCTGTTTCCTCATCTCAACCCGTGAAGCCCCTGGTCACAGACAG GAACTACTTCCACCTGCCGTACTTTGAGAAGAAGCCCTGTATCTATATCAAGAGCTGGTGGCAGGACCAGCGCCGCAGATTGTATAATGCCAACATCATGGACAAGATTGCGGACAAGCTG GAGGAAGGGCTCAACGACGTGCAGGAAATGATCAAGACGGAGAAGCCGCACCCGGAGCGCCGGCTCCGAGGGGTTCTGGAGGAGCTGAGCAGTGGGTGCTT GCGCTTCGTGACGTTGGCTGACAAGgaccagcaccactcttcccGCACAAGGCTGGACCGGGAAAGGCTCAAGTCCTGCATGCGGGAGCTG GAGAACATGGGGCAGCAAGCCACGACTCTGCGGTCGCAGGTGAAGAAGAACACCATGAAAGACAAGCTGAAGCTGGTGCAAAATTTCCTGCAGAAACTCCGGTTCTTGGCAGATGAG CCCCAGCACACCATTCCTGACATCTTCATCTGGATGATGAGCAACAACAAGCGCATTGCCTACGCCCGCATCCCTTCCAAGGATATCCTCTACTCCATTGTGGATGAGGAGATGGGCAAGGACTGCGCCAAAGTGAAGACCGTCTTCCTCAAG CTACCCGGGAAGAGGGGGTTTGGACCTGCTGGCTGGACAGTTCAGGCCAAGATGGAGGTGTACTTGTGGCTAGGCCTCAACAAACAGCGCAAAGACTTCTTGAGTGGCCTGCCCTGTGGCTTTGAGGAGAAGAAGACCACCAGAGGCCAAAACCTGCCATCCTTCCCACCCATCAGCCTCCTTTACACCA AGAAACAGGTTTTCCAGCTGCGAGCCCACATGTACCAAGCCAGGAGTTTATTTGCGGCCGACAGCAGTGGCCTTTCAGACCCCTTTGCACGAGTCTTCTTCATCTCCCAGAGCCAATGCACCGAG GTTCTCAACGAGACCCTTTGCCCGACCTGGGACCAGCTGCTGGTCTTTGACAATGTGGAGCTGTATGGGGAAGCTCATGAGATGCGGGATGACCCTCCCATAATTGTCATTGAGATCTATGACCAGGACACAGTG GGCAAAGCTGACTTCATGGGCCGCACCTTTGCCAAACCGGTGGTGAAGATGTCGGATGAGCACTACTGCCCCCCACGCTTCCCCCCACAGCTGGAGTACTACCAGATCTACCGGGGCAACTCCACAGCAGGCGACCTGCTGGCTGCCTTCGAGCTGCTCCAG ATTGGCCCTGGGGGCAAGTCAGACCTGCCCCCAATCGATGGCCCCACAGACGTGGACCGGGGCCCCATCCTGCCAGTGCCACTGGGGGTTCGGCCAGTGCTGAGTAAATACAGAGTGGAG aTCTTGTTTTGGGGGCTGAGGGATCTGAAGAGAGTGAACCTGGCCCAGGTGGACCGGCCCCGGGTGGACATTGAGTGTGCTGGGAAGGGGGTCCAGTCAGCCCTCATCCAGAACTAcaagaaaaaccccaacttcAGCACTTTGGTCAAGTGGTTTGAAGTG GACCTCCCGGAGAATGAGCTGCTCCACCCACCCCTCAACATCCGGGTGGTGGACTGCCGGGCTTTCGGGCGTTACACCCTGGTGGGGTCCCACGCCGTCAGCTCCCTCCGAAAGTTCATCTACCGCCCACCAGATAAGAAAGCCCAGCACTGGAATATGACAG CTAAACACCTCAACGGCTATCTGGCAATGGCCAATGGGGCCCATCGCTCTCACCCCACAGGGGAGATCGTTGTCAACATGGAACCTGAGGTTCCCATCAAGAAGATGGAGACGATGGTGAAGCTGGAAGCT AACTCCGATGCGGTGGTGAAGGTGGACGTG tctgaggaagagaaggagaaaaagaaaaagaagaagaaaggaggaggaggagaagaagtaGAAGAGGAGGAGCCAGACGAGAGCATGCTGGACTGGTGGTCCAAGTATTTTGCTTCAATTGAGACTATGAAGGAG CAACTCCGGCAGCAGGAAGCAGCCGCAGCAGAAgcggaggagaaggaagaaatggaGACTGCAGAGG AAATCAAACTTGATGACTCTCCCCTGAAAGGCTCCAAGGGTCAGGCGAAGAACAAGGAGAAGTCCAAGGCACCCAAAGACGAtaagaaaaagaagcaacagtCAGCCCCTGAGCTTCCCGAGAAGAAGAACAAGCAGAAGATTGACGAACTGAAG GTCTTCAACAAAGAGCTGGAAACAGAGTTTGATAACTTTGAGGACTGGCTGCACACCTTCAACCTGCTCCGTGGGAAGATTGGGGACAACGACGACAATGCAACAGAAGAGGAGCGGACAGTGGGGAGGTTCAAA GGCTCCATGTGTGTCTACAAAGTGCCGCTCCCTGATGATATCACCAAGGAGGCAGGATACGACCCCAACTTTGGCATGTTCCAGGGGATCCCCAGCAATGACCCCATCAATGTGCTGGTCCGAGTCTATATTGTGCGG GCCACGGACCTTCACCCAGCTGACATCAATGGGAAAGCCGACCCCTATATTGCCATCAAGCTGGGGAAGACGGACATCAAAGACAAGGAGAACTACATCTCCAAGCAGCTGAACCCTGTCTTTGGAAA ATCCTTTGACATCGAGGCCACCTTCCCCATGGAGTCCATGCTGACAGTGGCGGTGTACGACTGGGACTTGGTGGGGACTGACGACCTCATTGGAGAGACCAAGATTGATCTGGAGAACCGCTACTACAGCAAGCACCGAGCTACATGTGGGGTGTCACAGACCTACTCCAT ACATGGTTATAACACCTGGCGCGACCCCATGAAGCCCTCCCAAATCCTGTCCAAGCTGTGCAAAGAGGGCAAGGTGGATGGGCCGCACTTTGGGCCGGGAGGAAGAGTGAAAGTTGCCAACAGGGTCTTCACCGGCCCCACGGAGATTGAGGATGAAAATG GTCAGAAGAAGCAGACAGATGAACACCTGGCCCTGACTGTGCTGCGCCACTGGGAGGACATCCCACGGGCAGGCTGCAAGCTGGTCCCCGAGCACGTGGAGACGCGTCCGCTGCTGAACCCTGACAAGCCGGGCATCGAGCAG GGTCGCCTGGAGATGTGGGTGGACATGTTCCCCATGGACATGCCAGCGCCCGGCCCTGCCACTGATATTTCCCCCAGGAAACCAAAGAA ATATGAGCTTAGAGTGATAGTGTGGAACACAGACGAGGTCATCCTGGAGGACGATGACTACTTCACTGGCGAGAAATCCAGTGACATTTTTGTCAGGGG GTGGCTGAAGGGTCAGCAGGAGGACAAGCAAGACACGGACGTCCATTACCACTCACTCACTGGTGAAGGCAACTTCAACTGGCGCTACATCTTCCCCTTTGACTACCTGATGGCGGAGGAGAAAATCGTCATCTCCAAGAAGGAGTCCATGTTCTCCTGGGATGAGACCGAGTACAAGATCCCAGCTCGCCTCACCCTGCAGGTCTGGGATGCTGACCACTTCTCGGCCGACGATTTCCTCG GGGCCATCGAGCTGGACCTGAACCGCTTCCCCCGGGGAGCCAAGACATCGAAACAGTGCAGCCTGGAGATGGTGACGAACGAGGCAGAGCTGCCCATGGTCTCCATCTTCAAGCAGAAGCGGGTGAAGGGCTGGTGGCCGTTCGTGGCCAGAGATGAGAATGATGAGCTGGAGATTACC gggAAAGTCGAGGCTGAACTGCACCTTCTGACggcagaggaggcagagaaatCCCCCGCTGGGCTGGCTCGCAACGAGCCTGATCCACTGGAGAAACCCAA CCGCCCGGACACGTCCTTCATCTGGTTCCTGAACCCACTCAAGTCCATCAAATACCTCATCTGCACGCGCTACAAGTGGCTCATCATCAAAATCGTGCTGGCCCTGTTGCTCCTCATCATGATCGCCCTCTTCCTCTACAGCATGCCAGGCTACATGGTCAAGAAGCTGCTGGGAGCATGA
- the OTOF gene encoding otoferlin isoform X9 — translation MLPFSKGKEKTKEHKAGKGVFSAMKLGKTRPSKDDHRKQDEPAVLEAEDLDRRAMRQGCGLEPDTISLASVTAVTTNVSNKRSKPDIKMEPSAGRPMDYQVSITIIEARQLVGLNMDPVVCVEVGEEKKYTSMKESTNCPYYNEYFVFDFHVPPDVMFDKIIKLSVIHSKNLLRSGTLVGSFKMDVGTVYTQPEHQFYHKWAILSDPEDLTAGLKGYLKCDVAVVGKGDNIKTPHKANETDEDDVEGNLLLPDGVPPERQWARFYIKIYRAEGLPRMNTSIMANVKKAFTGENKDLVDPYVQVVFAGQKGKTTIQKSSYEPLWNEQIVFTEMFPPLCKRIKIQIRDSDKVNDVAIGTHFIDLRKISNEGDKGFLPTFGPAWVNMYGSTRNYTLMDEHQELNEGLGEGVSFRARLLMSLAVEILDTTNPEINSSTEVQVEQATSIADNCTGKMEEFFLFGAFLEATMIDRKIGDKPINFEVTIGNYGNQIDGISKPILRRKKEGGDGDEEESELLQNSSEDEGDEGGELASVSSSQPVKPLVTDRNYFHLPYFEKKPCIYIKSWWQDQRRRLYNANIMDKIADKLEEGLNDVQEMIKTEKPHPERRLRGVLEELSSGCLRFVTLADKDQHHSSRTRLDRERLKSCMRELENMGQQATTLRSQVKKNTMKDKLKLVQNFLQKLRFLADEPQHTIPDIFIWMMSNNKRIAYARIPSKDILYSIVDEEMGKDCAKVKTVFLKLPGKRGFGPAGWTVQAKMEVYLWLGLNKQRKDFLSGLPCGFEEKKTTRGQNLPSFPPISLLYTKKQVFQLRAHMYQARSLFAADSSGLSDPFARVFFISQSQCTEVLNETLCPTWDQLLVFDNVELYGEAHEMRDDPPIIVIEIYDQDTVGKADFMGRTFAKPVVKMSDEHYCPPRFPPQLEYYQIYRGNSTAGDLLAAFELLQIGPGGKSDLPPIDGPTDVDRGPILPVPLGVRPVLSKYRVEILFWGLRDLKRVNLAQVDRPRVDIECAGKGVQSALIQNYKKNPNFSTLVKWFEVDLPENELLHPPLNIRVVDCRAFGRYTLVGSHAVSSLRKFIYRPPDKKAQHWNMTAKHLNGYLAMANGAHRSHPTGEIVVNMEPEVPIKKMETMVKLEANSDAVVKVDVSEEEKEKKKKKKKGGGGEEVEEEEPDESMLDWWSKYFASIETMKEQLRQQEAAAAEAEEKEEMETAEGSKGQAKNKEKSKAPKDDKKKKQQSAPELPEKKNKQKIDELKVFNKELETEFDNFEDWLHTFNLLRGKIGDNDDNATEEERTVGRFKGSMCVYKVPLPDDITKEAGYDPNFGMFQGIPSNDPINVLVRVYIVRATDLHPADINGKADPYIAIKLGKTDIKDKENYISKQLNPVFGKSFDIEATFPMESMLTVAVYDWDLVGTDDLIGETKIDLENRYYSKHRATCGVSQTYSIHGYNTWRDPMKPSQILSKLCKEGKVDGPHFGPGGRVKVANRVFTGPTEIEDENGQKKQTDEHLALTVLRHWEDIPRAGCKLVPEHVETRPLLNPDKPGIEQGRLEMWVDMFPMDMPAPGPATDISPRKPKKYELRVIVWNTDEVILEDDDYFTGEKSSDIFVRGWLKGQQEDKQDTDVHYHSLTGEGNFNWRYIFPFDYLMAEEKIVISKKESMFSWDETEYKIPARLTLQVWDADHFSADDFLGAIELDLNRFPRGAKTSKQCSLEMVTNEAELPMVSIFKQKRVKGWWPFVARDENDELEITGKVEAELHLLTAEEAEKSPAGLARNEPDPLEKPNRPDTSFIWFLNPLKSIKYLICTRYKWLIIKIVLALLLLIMIALFLYSMPGYMVKKLLGA, via the exons AGCTGGGAAAGGAGTTTTTTCGGCCATGAAGCTTGGCAAGACACGTCCGTCAAAGGATGACCATCGGAAACAAG ATGAACCCGCTGTTTTGGAGGCAGAAGACCTGGACCGAAGAGCCATGAGACAGGGATGTGGACTGGAGCCAGACACCATCTCCTTGGCCTCCGTCACAGCTGTCACCACCAACGTTTCGAATAAGAG GTCCAAGCCTGACATCAAAATGGAGCCGAGTGCTGGGAGGCCAATGGACTACCAG GTCAGCATCACCATCATCGAGGCCCGGCAGCTGGTTGGGCTCAACATGGACCCTGTGGTCTGCGTGGAGgttggagaggaaaagaaatacacatCCATGAAGGAATCGACCAATTGCCCTTACTACAATGAG TACTTCGTCTTCGATTTCCATGTCCCCCCAGATGTCATGTTCGACAAGATCATCAAGCTGTCC GTGATCCACTCAAAAAACCTCTTGCGCAGTGGGACTTTGGTAGGCTCCTTCAAGATGGACGTTGGAACCGTTTATACCCAACCTG AGCACCAGTTCTACCACAAATGGGCCATCCTTTCAGACCCCGAGGATCTCACCGCCGGGCTGAAAGGTTACCTGAAGTGTGACGTCGCCGTGGTAGGGAAAGGGGACAACATCAAGACACCACACAAAGCCAATGAGACGGATGAGGATGACGTTGAAGG GAACCTCCTCCTCCCGGACGGGGTCCCTCCGGAGAGACAGTGGGCCCGTTTCTACATCAAGATCTATCGAGCAGAGGGACTGCCCCGTATGAACACCAGCATCATGGCCAACGTGAAGAAGGCTTTCACTGGGGAGAACAAGGACTTGGTAGACCCCTATGTGCAGGTGGTCTTTGCAGGGCAGAAG GGGAAGACAACCATACAAAAAAGCAGCTATGAGCCTCTCTGGAATGAGCAAATAGTCTTCACAGAAATGTTCCCTCCATTGTGCAAGCGGATAAAGATCCAGATCCGAGACTCGGACAAAGTCAATGATGTGGCCATTGGTACCCATTTCATTGATTTGCGGAAGATCTCTAACGAAGGAGACAAAG GCTTCCTGCCCACCTTTGGCCCTGCGTGGGTGAACATGTATGGCTCCACTCGGAACTACACCCTGATGGACGAGCACCAAGAGCTGAACGAGGGTCTGGGTGAAGGCGTCTCCTTCCGGGCCAGGCTTTTGATGAGTCTTGCTGTGGAGATCTTGGACACCACCAATCCGGAGATCAACAGCTCCACCGAGGTGCAAGTCGAGCAGGCCACATCAATTGCTGAC AACTGCACTGGGAAGATGGAGGAGTTCTTTCTCTTTGGAGCCTTCCTGGAAGCTACCATGATCGACAGGAAGATTGGTGACAAACCCATCAACTTCGAGGTCACAatag gtaACTATGGGAACCAGATCGATGGCATAAGCAAACCTATCCTGcggaggaagaaagagggaggggatggggatgaggaggaGTCCGAGCTGCTCCAGAACTCAAGTGAGGATGAAGGTGATGAGGGTGGAGAGCTGGCCTCTGTTTCCTCATCTCAACCCGTGAAGCCCCTGGTCACAGACAG GAACTACTTCCACCTGCCGTACTTTGAGAAGAAGCCCTGTATCTATATCAAGAGCTGGTGGCAGGACCAGCGCCGCAGATTGTATAATGCCAACATCATGGACAAGATTGCGGACAAGCTG GAGGAAGGGCTCAACGACGTGCAGGAAATGATCAAGACGGAGAAGCCGCACCCGGAGCGCCGGCTCCGAGGGGTTCTGGAGGAGCTGAGCAGTGGGTGCTT GCGCTTCGTGACGTTGGCTGACAAGgaccagcaccactcttcccGCACAAGGCTGGACCGGGAAAGGCTCAAGTCCTGCATGCGGGAGCTG GAGAACATGGGGCAGCAAGCCACGACTCTGCGGTCGCAGGTGAAGAAGAACACCATGAAAGACAAGCTGAAGCTGGTGCAAAATTTCCTGCAGAAACTCCGGTTCTTGGCAGATGAG CCCCAGCACACCATTCCTGACATCTTCATCTGGATGATGAGCAACAACAAGCGCATTGCCTACGCCCGCATCCCTTCCAAGGATATCCTCTACTCCATTGTGGATGAGGAGATGGGCAAGGACTGCGCCAAAGTGAAGACCGTCTTCCTCAAG CTACCCGGGAAGAGGGGGTTTGGACCTGCTGGCTGGACAGTTCAGGCCAAGATGGAGGTGTACTTGTGGCTAGGCCTCAACAAACAGCGCAAAGACTTCTTGAGTGGCCTGCCCTGTGGCTTTGAGGAGAAGAAGACCACCAGAGGCCAAAACCTGCCATCCTTCCCACCCATCAGCCTCCTTTACACCA AGAAACAGGTTTTCCAGCTGCGAGCCCACATGTACCAAGCCAGGAGTTTATTTGCGGCCGACAGCAGTGGCCTTTCAGACCCCTTTGCACGAGTCTTCTTCATCTCCCAGAGCCAATGCACCGAG GTTCTCAACGAGACCCTTTGCCCGACCTGGGACCAGCTGCTGGTCTTTGACAATGTGGAGCTGTATGGGGAAGCTCATGAGATGCGGGATGACCCTCCCATAATTGTCATTGAGATCTATGACCAGGACACAGTG GGCAAAGCTGACTTCATGGGCCGCACCTTTGCCAAACCGGTGGTGAAGATGTCGGATGAGCACTACTGCCCCCCACGCTTCCCCCCACAGCTGGAGTACTACCAGATCTACCGGGGCAACTCCACAGCAGGCGACCTGCTGGCTGCCTTCGAGCTGCTCCAG ATTGGCCCTGGGGGCAAGTCAGACCTGCCCCCAATCGATGGCCCCACAGACGTGGACCGGGGCCCCATCCTGCCAGTGCCACTGGGGGTTCGGCCAGTGCTGAGTAAATACAGAGTGGAG aTCTTGTTTTGGGGGCTGAGGGATCTGAAGAGAGTGAACCTGGCCCAGGTGGACCGGCCCCGGGTGGACATTGAGTGTGCTGGGAAGGGGGTCCAGTCAGCCCTCATCCAGAACTAcaagaaaaaccccaacttcAGCACTTTGGTCAAGTGGTTTGAAGTG GACCTCCCGGAGAATGAGCTGCTCCACCCACCCCTCAACATCCGGGTGGTGGACTGCCGGGCTTTCGGGCGTTACACCCTGGTGGGGTCCCACGCCGTCAGCTCCCTCCGAAAGTTCATCTACCGCCCACCAGATAAGAAAGCCCAGCACTGGAATATGACAG CTAAACACCTCAACGGCTATCTGGCAATGGCCAATGGGGCCCATCGCTCTCACCCCACAGGGGAGATCGTTGTCAACATGGAACCTGAGGTTCCCATCAAGAAGATGGAGACGATGGTGAAGCTGGAAGCT AACTCCGATGCGGTGGTGAAGGTGGACGTG tctgaggaagagaaggagaaaaagaaaaagaagaagaaaggaggaggaggagaagaagtaGAAGAGGAGGAGCCAGACGAGAGCATGCTGGACTGGTGGTCCAAGTATTTTGCTTCAATTGAGACTATGAAGGAG CAACTCCGGCAGCAGGAAGCAGCCGCAGCAGAAgcggaggagaaggaagaaatggaGACTGCAGAGG GCTCCAAGGGTCAGGCGAAGAACAAGGAGAAGTCCAAGGCACCCAAAGACGAtaagaaaaagaagcaacagtCAGCCCCTGAGCTTCCCGAGAAGAAGAACAAGCAGAAGATTGACGAACTGAAG GTCTTCAACAAAGAGCTGGAAACAGAGTTTGATAACTTTGAGGACTGGCTGCACACCTTCAACCTGCTCCGTGGGAAGATTGGGGACAACGACGACAATGCAACAGAAGAGGAGCGGACAGTGGGGAGGTTCAAA GGCTCCATGTGTGTCTACAAAGTGCCGCTCCCTGATGATATCACCAAGGAGGCAGGATACGACCCCAACTTTGGCATGTTCCAGGGGATCCCCAGCAATGACCCCATCAATGTGCTGGTCCGAGTCTATATTGTGCGG GCCACGGACCTTCACCCAGCTGACATCAATGGGAAAGCCGACCCCTATATTGCCATCAAGCTGGGGAAGACGGACATCAAAGACAAGGAGAACTACATCTCCAAGCAGCTGAACCCTGTCTTTGGAAA ATCCTTTGACATCGAGGCCACCTTCCCCATGGAGTCCATGCTGACAGTGGCGGTGTACGACTGGGACTTGGTGGGGACTGACGACCTCATTGGAGAGACCAAGATTGATCTGGAGAACCGCTACTACAGCAAGCACCGAGCTACATGTGGGGTGTCACAGACCTACTCCAT ACATGGTTATAACACCTGGCGCGACCCCATGAAGCCCTCCCAAATCCTGTCCAAGCTGTGCAAAGAGGGCAAGGTGGATGGGCCGCACTTTGGGCCGGGAGGAAGAGTGAAAGTTGCCAACAGGGTCTTCACCGGCCCCACGGAGATTGAGGATGAAAATG GTCAGAAGAAGCAGACAGATGAACACCTGGCCCTGACTGTGCTGCGCCACTGGGAGGACATCCCACGGGCAGGCTGCAAGCTGGTCCCCGAGCACGTGGAGACGCGTCCGCTGCTGAACCCTGACAAGCCGGGCATCGAGCAG GGTCGCCTGGAGATGTGGGTGGACATGTTCCCCATGGACATGCCAGCGCCCGGCCCTGCCACTGATATTTCCCCCAGGAAACCAAAGAA ATATGAGCTTAGAGTGATAGTGTGGAACACAGACGAGGTCATCCTGGAGGACGATGACTACTTCACTGGCGAGAAATCCAGTGACATTTTTGTCAGGGG GTGGCTGAAGGGTCAGCAGGAGGACAAGCAAGACACGGACGTCCATTACCACTCACTCACTGGTGAAGGCAACTTCAACTGGCGCTACATCTTCCCCTTTGACTACCTGATGGCGGAGGAGAAAATCGTCATCTCCAAGAAGGAGTCCATGTTCTCCTGGGATGAGACCGAGTACAAGATCCCAGCTCGCCTCACCCTGCAGGTCTGGGATGCTGACCACTTCTCGGCCGACGATTTCCTCG GGGCCATCGAGCTGGACCTGAACCGCTTCCCCCGGGGAGCCAAGACATCGAAACAGTGCAGCCTGGAGATGGTGACGAACGAGGCAGAGCTGCCCATGGTCTCCATCTTCAAGCAGAAGCGGGTGAAGGGCTGGTGGCCGTTCGTGGCCAGAGATGAGAATGATGAGCTGGAGATTACC gggAAAGTCGAGGCTGAACTGCACCTTCTGACggcagaggaggcagagaaatCCCCCGCTGGGCTGGCTCGCAACGAGCCTGATCCACTGGAGAAACCCAA CCGCCCGGACACGTCCTTCATCTGGTTCCTGAACCCACTCAAGTCCATCAAATACCTCATCTGCACGCGCTACAAGTGGCTCATCATCAAAATCGTGCTGGCCCTGTTGCTCCTCATCATGATCGCCCTCTTCCTCTACAGCATGCCAGGCTACATGGTCAAGAAGCTGCTGGGAGCATGA